In Bacteroidales bacterium, the genomic window GCAAACCATATTCTTCCGGCTCTTTGATAAAAAGAGAATGCTTGTCATGCGTGGAAAGATTCCTGCCCTGTTTATAACGGACTGTAGCTGATGTTTCCCTGTCCCCGACCAATTGGCTGGCTCGATTAACCCTGATGGAACCATGGTCGGTTGTGATAATAGCTGTTGCTCCCTGTTTGGCAATTAATTTCAAAGTTTCATAAAATGTGGAATGCAGGAACCAGTGTTTGGTGAATGCTCTTAAAGCCTGTTCATCAGGAATAGCCTCCTTCAGAATCTGACTTTTGGACCTATGATGTGCAAGCAGATCAAGGAAGTTATAGACCAGAACTATCAACTTTTCATTCTTCCAGGAATCAATCTTACGAAGTGCGTAGTTTCCCTCCTCAATATTGAAGATTTTCACATATTTACTTTCTTCCAGTTCATGTCCAAGGTCTTTCATATGAGCTTCCAGGAGCTGGTGTTCATTGCGGTTCCTGCTATTATCCAGCTCGGAAGATTCCACCCAGTATTCAGGAAAATTCTTTGCTATATC contains:
- a CDS encoding PglZ domain-containing protein, which gives rise to ESNYSNWMKSDDRPNLSFDIISEYVIPELKDDRPIYFIVLDCMRLDQYYSISPFIAELFDINFRMYYSILPTATPYSRNAIFSGLLPIDIAKNFPEYWVESSELDNSRNRNEHQLLEAHMKDLGHELEESKYVKIFNIEEGNYALRKIDSWKNEKLIVLVYNFLDLLAHHRSKSQILKEAIPDEQALRAFTKHWFLHSTFYETLKLIAKQGATAIITTDHGSIRVNRASQLVGDRETSATVRYKQGRNLSTHDKHSLFIKEPEEYGLPKRSLMDNYVLAKDDYYFVYPKAFHQYMKQYSGTFQHGGISMEEMILPVVICKPKS